TTAGAGGAGGAATTAGCTAACTCATTCGTCAACTCAATTAATTTTTTAGAAATTCCAATCTCTTTCATTGAGTGTCCTGCACTATCGATTACATAAAGTTTTGAAGAGGGCAATGATTTATTAAGATCCCATGCACTTCTCATGGGACAAACCACGTCATATCTTCCCTGAACAATCGAAACAGGAATATCTTTTAGCTTAGTAATGTTTTTTAAAATATAATTTTCCTCTAGAAAAATGTTATTAACAAAATAATGACATTCTATACGCGCAAAAGAATCTGAGAAATTATCATTTGCAGCTTTTTTAATGGATAATTCTTTTGGCATGAGAAAGCTTGTTGACATTTCCCATCTCGTCCAAGCATGTGCCGCTTTGGCTCTTTCAGACCTATCTTGACTGGTTAATCTCTTATAGAAAGCATTAATCAAATCGCCTCTCTCATTTTGCGGAATAACAGACTGATAAAGATCAAATTCTTCAGGAAAAATCTCACTTGCACCTTTTTGATAGAACCAACTTAATTCGGTTTTTCTGCACAAAAATATACC
This is a stretch of genomic DNA from Prochlorococcus marinus str. MIT 0912. It encodes these proteins:
- the pip gene encoding prolyl aminopeptidase; translated protein: MLFPEIEPKEQGILKVSPLHSIYWERSGNPNGSSVLIVHGGPGGGSSPSYRRYFDPKKFNIVQFDQRGCGRSSPHSELKENTTHHLIEDIEKLRQLLKIESWHVFGGSWGSTLSLIYAIQHTEKVLSLTLRGIFLCRKTELSWFYQKGASEIFPEEFDLYQSVIPQNERGDLINAFYKRLTSQDRSERAKAAHAWTRWEMSTSFLMPKELSIKKAANDNFSDSFARIECHYFVNNIFLEENYILKNITKLKDIPVSIVQGRYDVVCPMRSAWDLNKSLPSSKLYVIDSAGHSMKEIGISKKLIELTNELANSSSNL